Genomic segment of Shewanella sp. OMA3-2:
CAAGTGGTATATGTGGCTCAAATCCCAAAGGTCTGGCTCGACTCTCAGGTTGCTGAGCACCCCGAGATGCAAGGATTGCAGGAGATGCTAATACGTTCTTCAAGGGGGGTTTTGTATAGTTCAGAGTCCACGGCACAAGCCCTTTGTTTGTTTCAACAGATGGAGAGTGCAGATCCCTTTAGCCGTTATATCTTGTTGATGAATTTACTCAACGTCATGATTCAAGATAATCAGTCTAAACTGCTATCTAGTCGCTTTTTTACCTATGATGATAAAACAGACTCGGGGATAGATAAATTAGATAGGGTTATCGAGTTTATCTATGACAATTTTGACCAGGCACTCTATGCAGATGAGTTGGCAGCCATTGCTCATATGAGTACCAATCACTTTCACCGCTTTTTTAAGAAACGCACCGAACGTACTTTGACTGAATTTATTAACCAGTTAAGAATAGGCAAAGCCTGTAAGTTATTAATAAACTCCAATCATCCTATTTCGGTGATTAGTGATCGATGTGGCTTTAATAATATTTCCAATTTCAATCGCCACTTTCTCTCAATTAAAGGTTGCACGCCTAGTCTATTCAAAAAAAGCCTCAGACTAAAACATGCACAATAGTACCATTATGGTCATTGGGTTAGTTGGGGCTGGGGAAACTTTTTAAAAAGGCACTTTATCATTCAATTCCCTCCCCACTCTGCTCGACAGGTACGCTATTCCAATCAGTGATAAGAATAAAAAATAAAAATGGCTACCTGAGGTAGCCATTTTTATTGGGTAAAACTAACTGGAAGACACTAAATCATCGCAGTTTAATCTGAGTTACT
This window contains:
- a CDS encoding AraC family transcriptional regulator, which produces MKPMCEKVIPSSNSSWRFVKYELPSIDFCWHYHPEYEICLTLNSKGLRYIGDHIEEYSEQELVCIGPHMPHTWHSGANEDESTQVVYVAQIPKVWLDSQVAEHPEMQGLQEMLIRSSRGVLYSSESTAQALCLFQQMESADPFSRYILLMNLLNVMIQDNQSKLLSSRFFTYDDKTDSGIDKLDRVIEFIYDNFDQALYADELAAIAHMSTNHFHRFFKKRTERTLTEFINQLRIGKACKLLINSNHPISVISDRCGFNNISNFNRHFLSIKGCTPSLFKKSLRLKHAQ